Proteins from one Ammospiza nelsoni isolate bAmmNel1 chromosome 34, bAmmNel1.pri, whole genome shotgun sequence genomic window:
- the LOC132085995 gene encoding cytochrome c oxidase subunit 6B1 isoform X4 has product MAEDMKLKLCRYKTAPFDSRFPNQNQTRNCWQNYLDFQRCQRAMDARGADATPCQWYFRVYKSLCPTSWVTAWDEAREEGTFPGKI; this is encoded by the exons ATGGCAGAGGACATGAAGCTGAAGCTTTGTCGCTACAAGACGGCGCCGTTCGACAGCCGCTTCCCCAACCAGAACCAGACCCGCAACTGCTGGCAGAACTACCTGG ATTTCCAGCGGTGCCAGCGCGCCATGGACGCCCGCGGCGCCGATGCCACCCCGTGCCAGTGGTACTTCCGCGTGTACAAGTCCCTGTGCCCGACCTCGTGG gtgacGGCGTGGGACGAGGCCCGTGAGGAGGGGACCTTCCCCGGCAAGATctga
- the LOC132085995 gene encoding cytochrome c oxidase subunit 6B1 isoform X2, translating into MAFIDVISGGSPSLPSRLVGSGERRAGVKVTLRAAMAEDMKLKLCRYKTAPFDSRFPNQNQTRNCWQNYLDFQRCQRAMDARGADATPCQWYFRVYKSLCPTSWVTAWDEAREEGTFPGKI; encoded by the exons ATGGCCTTTATTGACGTCATTTCCGGCGGCTCTCCGTCGCTTCCGTCGCGTCTCGTTGGTTCCGGCGAGCGGAGAGCGGGGGTGAAAGTGACTTTGAGAGCTG CCATGGCAGAGGACATGAAGCTGAAGCTTTGTCGCTACAAGACGGCGCCGTTCGACAGCCGCTTCCCCAACCAGAACCAGACCCGCAACTGCTGGCAGAACTACCTGG ATTTCCAGCGGTGCCAGCGCGCCATGGACGCCCGCGGCGCCGATGCCACCCCGTGCCAGTGGTACTTCCGCGTGTACAAGTCCCTGTGCCCGACCTCGTGG gtgacGGCGTGGGACGAGGCCCGTGAGGAGGGGACCTTCCCCGGCAAGATctga
- the LOC132085995 gene encoding uncharacterized protein LOC132085995 isoform X3: MAEDMKLKLCRYKTAPFDSRFPNQNQTRNCWQNYLDFQRCQRAVDACGADATIVPSVSPMSPLVSPMSPCVPRFPAVPARHGRPRRRCHPVPVVLPRVQVPVPDLVGDGVGRGP; this comes from the exons ATGGCAGAGGACATGAAGCTGAAGCTTTGTCGCTACAAGACGGCGCCGTTCGACAGCCGCTTCCCCAACCAGAACCAGACCCGCAACTGCTGGCAGAACTACCTGG ATTTCCAGCGGTGCCAGCGCGCCGTGGACGCCTGCGGCGCCGATGCCACCattgtcccctcagtgtccccaatgtccccattggtgtccccaatgtccccgtgTGTCCCCAGATTTCCAGCGGTGCCAGCGCGCCATGGACGCCCGCGGCGCCGATGCCACCCCGTGCCAGTGGTACTTCCGCGTGTACAAGTCCCTGTGCCCGACCTCGTGG gtgacGGCGTGGGACGAGGCCCGTGA
- the LOC132085995 gene encoding uncharacterized protein LOC132085995 isoform X1, whose translation MAFIDVISGGSPSLPSRLVGSGERRAGVKVTLRAAMAEDMKLKLCRYKTAPFDSRFPNQNQTRNCWQNYLDFQRCQRAVDACGADATIVPSVSPMSPLVSPMSPCVPRFPAVPARHGRPRRRCHPVPVVLPRVQVPVPDLVGDGVGRGP comes from the exons ATGGCCTTTATTGACGTCATTTCCGGCGGCTCTCCGTCGCTTCCGTCGCGTCTCGTTGGTTCCGGCGAGCGGAGAGCGGGGGTGAAAGTGACTTTGAGAGCTG CCATGGCAGAGGACATGAAGCTGAAGCTTTGTCGCTACAAGACGGCGCCGTTCGACAGCCGCTTCCCCAACCAGAACCAGACCCGCAACTGCTGGCAGAACTACCTGG ATTTCCAGCGGTGCCAGCGCGCCGTGGACGCCTGCGGCGCCGATGCCACCattgtcccctcagtgtccccaatgtccccattggtgtccccaatgtccccgtgTGTCCCCAGATTTCCAGCGGTGCCAGCGCGCCATGGACGCCCGCGGCGCCGATGCCACCCCGTGCCAGTGGTACTTCCGCGTGTACAAGTCCCTGTGCCCGACCTCGTGG gtgacGGCGTGGGACGAGGCCCGTGA
- the FBL gene encoding rRNA 2'-O-methyltransferase fibrillarin isoform X1: MRPGFSPRGGRGGFRGRGSGFTPRGGGGARGGGVARGGGGARGGPRGRGRGRGGGARGGARGGFKGGKKVTVEPHRHEGVFICRGREDALVTRNLVPGESVYGEKRISVEEGEAAVEYRAWNPFRSKLAAAILGGIDRIHIRPGAKVLYLGAASGTTVSHVSDIVGQEGVVYAVEFSHRSGRDLLNVAKKRTNVVPVIEDARHPHKYRMLIGMVDVIFADVAQPDQTRIVALNAHHFLRAGGHFLISIKANCIDSTAPAEAVFAGEVRKMTAERMKPQEQLTLEPYERDHAVVVGVYRPPPKEK, translated from the exons ATGAGGCCGG GTTTCAGCCCCCGGGGTGGACGCGGTGGATTCCGAGGCAGAG GTTCCGGTTTCACGCCCCGCGGAGGGGGCGGAGCCAGAGGAGGGGGCGTGGCCAGAGGAGGGGGCGGAGCCAGAGGAGGCCCCCGGGGGCGTGGCCGAGGCcgagggggcggggccaggggCGGGGCCCGCGGCGGCTTCAAAGGCGGCAAAAAAGTGACGGTGGAGCCGCACCGGCACGAGG gtgtgttcATCTGCCGGGGCCGCGAGGACGCGCTGGTGACGCGGAACCTGGTGCCGGGGGAGTCGGTGTACGGGGAGAAACGGATCAGCGTGGAG GAGGGCGAGGCCGCGGTGGAGTACCGTGCCTGGAACCCGTTCCGCTCCAAGCtcgccgccgccatcttgggcGGCATCGACCGCATCCACATCCGGCCGGGGGCCAAGGTGCTGTACCTGGGCGCGGCCTCGGGCACCACCGTCAGCCACGTCAGCGACATCGTGGGGCAG GAGGGCGTGGTCTACGCCGTGGAGTTCTCGCACCGCTCGGGCCGGGACCTGCTCAACGTGGCCAAGAAGAGAACGAACGTGGTGCCGGTCATCGAGGACGCGCGGCACCCGCACAAGTACCGCATGCTGATTG GCATGGTGGACGTGATCTTCGCCGACGTGGCGCAGCCGGACCAGACGCGCATCGTGGCGCTGAACGCGCATCACTTCCTGCGCGCGGGGGGGCACTTCCTCATCTCCATCAAG GCGAACTGCATCGACTCGACGGCGCCGGCCGAGGCCGTGTTCGCGGGCGAGGTGAGGAAGATGACGGCCGAGAGGATGAAGCCGCAGGAGCAGCTGACGCTGGAGCCCTACGAGAGGGACCACGCCGTGGTGGTCGGCGTCTACCG GCCCCCTCCCAAGGAGAAATGA
- the FBL gene encoding rRNA 2'-O-methyltransferase fibrillarin isoform X2, producing the protein MRPGSGFTPRGGGGARGGGVARGGGGARGGPRGRGRGRGGGARGGARGGFKGGKKVTVEPHRHEGVFICRGREDALVTRNLVPGESVYGEKRISVEEGEAAVEYRAWNPFRSKLAAAILGGIDRIHIRPGAKVLYLGAASGTTVSHVSDIVGQEGVVYAVEFSHRSGRDLLNVAKKRTNVVPVIEDARHPHKYRMLIGMVDVIFADVAQPDQTRIVALNAHHFLRAGGHFLISIKANCIDSTAPAEAVFAGEVRKMTAERMKPQEQLTLEPYERDHAVVVGVYRPPPKEK; encoded by the exons ATGAGGCCGG GTTCCGGTTTCACGCCCCGCGGAGGGGGCGGAGCCAGAGGAGGGGGCGTGGCCAGAGGAGGGGGCGGAGCCAGAGGAGGCCCCCGGGGGCGTGGCCGAGGCcgagggggcggggccaggggCGGGGCCCGCGGCGGCTTCAAAGGCGGCAAAAAAGTGACGGTGGAGCCGCACCGGCACGAGG gtgtgttcATCTGCCGGGGCCGCGAGGACGCGCTGGTGACGCGGAACCTGGTGCCGGGGGAGTCGGTGTACGGGGAGAAACGGATCAGCGTGGAG GAGGGCGAGGCCGCGGTGGAGTACCGTGCCTGGAACCCGTTCCGCTCCAAGCtcgccgccgccatcttgggcGGCATCGACCGCATCCACATCCGGCCGGGGGCCAAGGTGCTGTACCTGGGCGCGGCCTCGGGCACCACCGTCAGCCACGTCAGCGACATCGTGGGGCAG GAGGGCGTGGTCTACGCCGTGGAGTTCTCGCACCGCTCGGGCCGGGACCTGCTCAACGTGGCCAAGAAGAGAACGAACGTGGTGCCGGTCATCGAGGACGCGCGGCACCCGCACAAGTACCGCATGCTGATTG GCATGGTGGACGTGATCTTCGCCGACGTGGCGCAGCCGGACCAGACGCGCATCGTGGCGCTGAACGCGCATCACTTCCTGCGCGCGGGGGGGCACTTCCTCATCTCCATCAAG GCGAACTGCATCGACTCGACGGCGCCGGCCGAGGCCGTGTTCGCGGGCGAGGTGAGGAAGATGACGGCCGAGAGGATGAAGCCGCAGGAGCAGCTGACGCTGGAGCCCTACGAGAGGGACCACGCCGTGGTGGTCGGCGTCTACCG GCCCCCTCCCAAGGAGAAATGA
- the LOC132085965 gene encoding kallikrein-14-like, whose protein sequence is MRLLLLLLLPAATGAWVLEGHTCAPPWQAALFRGRRFICGGTLVAPRWVLTAAHCHAPGPITVRLGRPTHPQVRPGEAGGAGPGAAAPAPGEQRRRSVRAFPFPGYNESSKDGDLMLLRLQAPAHLSRQVSPLPLARTCAAPGTACQISGWGSTTSPTVTFPQALHCSQVRIVPELTCRRIYPNSITPNMVCAGEPRSRADTCQGDSGGPLMCNGRLQGITSWGPGVCGDPHKPGVYVNLCRYGRWLHRTMAHN, encoded by the exons atgcggctgctgctgctgctgctcctgcccgcGGCCACAG GTGCCTGGGTGCTGGAGGGTCACACCTGTGCCCCGCCCTGGCAGGCCGCGCTGTTCCGGGGCCGGCGCTTCATCTGCGGGGGGACCCTGGTGGCGCCCAGGTGGGTCCTGACGGCGGCGCACTGCCACGCCCCCGG CCCCATCACCGTCCGCCTGGGCCGCCCCACCCACCCCCAGGTGCGCCCAG GTGAGGCcgggggggcggggccgggcgcggcCGCACCTGCGCCAGGTGAGCAGCGGCGCCGCTCGGTGCGCGCCTTCCCCTTCCCCGGCTACAACGAGAGCTCCAAGGACGGTGACCTGATGCTGCTGCGGCTGCAGGCGCCCGCGCACCTGAGCCGCCAGGTGAGCCCCCTGCCGCTGGCACGCACCTGCGCCGCGCCCGGCACCGCCTGCCAGATCTCGGGATGGGGCTCCACCACCAGCCCCACAG TGACGTTTCCCCAGGccctgcactgcagccaggTGCGCATCGTACCTGAGCTCACCTGTCGCCGCATCTACCCCAACTCCATCACCCCCAACATGGTCTGTGCCGGGGAGCCGCGGAGCCGCGCCGACACCTGCCAG GGCGACTCCGGGGGGCCCCTGATGTGCAACGGGCGCCTGCAGGGCATCACCTCCTGGGGGCCGGGGGTCTGCGGGGACCCCCACAAACCGGGCGTCTACGTCAACCTGTGCCGCTACGGCCGCTGGCTGCACCGCACCATGGCCCACAACTGA
- the LOC132085966 gene encoding kallikrein-14-like, which yields MRIRIRTRTRTRAGARIKLRPGPGPGPGPGSGSGPGLSSGPGPGSGSDQGRDRGQAQAQTRAGARIKLRPGPANHAPSHPYKSPRPGRARLGSSGPDPGEPPTGMAPGAFGLVPLLTLLTLLPLLILGAAPGSGQELPEEDESRIIGGRPCSVAQRPFQVALIKRGQILCGGSLVGARWVLTAAHCKQPIKDLQVLIGTNTLRSGTGQVRRVQRLQVHPAYNPRRNDNDFMLLHLDAPVRFGPRVKKIRPATRCPRAGQNCSVSGWGTTKSPGAKLPRDLQCAQVQTFGPEQCARAYGSAVTRNMFCAGVPQGGVDSCQGDSGGPLVCGGYLQGVVSWGLAVCGQRGNPGVYSNVCRATPWIRRVIGSDR from the exons ATGaggatcaggatcaggaccAGGACCAGGACCAGGGCCGGGGCCAGGATTAAGCTCAGACCAGggccgggaccgggaccggggcCAGGATCAGGCTCAGGACCAGGATTAAGCTCAGGACCGGGGCCAGGCTCAGGCTCAGACCAGGGCCGGGACCGGGGCCAGGCTCAGGCTCAGACCAGGGCCGGGGCCAGGATTAAGCTCAGACCAGGGCCAg CAAACCACGCCCCCTCCCACCCCTATAAAAGTCCCCGGCCCGGCCGAGCCCGGCTCGGCAGCTCCGGACCCGATCCAGGTGAGCCCCCGACAG gaaTGGCCCCCGGAGCCTTCGGCCTCGTCCCGCTCCTCaccctcctcaccctcctccccctcctcatcctcggCGCGGCCCCGGGGAGCGGCCAGGAGC TGCCCGAGGAGGACGAGTCGCGGATCATCGGGGGCCGGCCCTGCTCCGTGGCACAGCGCCCGTTCCAGGTGGCGCTGATCAAGCGGGGGCAGATCCTGTGCGGGGGCAGCCTGGTGGGGGCGCGCTGGGTGCTGACCGCCGCCCACTGCAAACAGCCAATCAA GGATCTCCAGGTGCTGATCGGCACCAACACGCTCCGCTCAGGTACGGGCCAGGTGCGCCGCGTGCAGCGGCTCCAGGTGCACCCCGCCTACAACCCGCGGCGCAACGACAACGACTTCATGCTGCTGCACCTGGACGCACCTGTGCGCTTTGGGCCCCGCGTCAAGAAAATCCGCCCGGCCACCAGGTGTCCCCGGGCGGGGCAGAACTGCAGCGTGTCCGGGTGGGGCACCACCAAATCACCTGGAG CCAAGCTGCCGCGGGACCTGCAGTGCGCGCAGGTGCAGACCTTCGGGCCGGAGCAGTGCGCCCGCGCCTACGGCAGCGCCGTCACCAGGAACATGTTCTGCGCAGGTGTGCCCCAGGGCGGCGTCGACTCCTGCCAG GGTGACTCAGGTGGCCCTCTCGTGTGCGGGGGGTACCTGCAGGGCGTGGTCTCCTGGGGCCTGGCCGTGTGCGGTCAGCGCGGGAACCCCGGCGTGTACAGCAACGTCTGCCGCGCCACGCCCTGGATACGGCGCGTCATCGGCAGTGACCGAtag